TACGGCGTCGCCGACGAGGCGGAGCGCGGCGCGCTCCTCTCCCTCGTCAAGGAGGCCAACGTCGCGGGCTGGTGGCATACGTACTCGGACGTCCTGCCCGGCTGGTTCCCCACGTATGTCGGCCTGGAGGGCGCCGCGTCGCTCATCCGCGCCTACGAGGTGCAGTTCGTGCACGGGCTGCTTCAGACCGAGGGGTACGCGCACGCGGTCGTCGCCCGGGGCATGAAGGACGCACCGAAGGCGGACATCGACCGGCGCGTGGCGTTGCGCCTCGAGCGGCAGAAGCTCCTCGTCTCCGAGCGCGCCCCCGAGTTCCACGTGGTGCTCGACGAAGCGGCGCTGCAACGCCCGTACGGAGGACGGAAAGTGATGCGGGGTCAGCTCCAGCATCTGATCGACGTCTCCGAGCGGCCCAACGTCACGCTCCAGGTCATGCCGTTCGGCTTCGGTGGC
The DNA window shown above is from Streptomyces sp. NBC_01445 and carries:
- a CDS encoding helix-turn-helix domain-containing protein, whose translation is MSAGESSGSVVRRILLGSQLRRLRESRGITREAAGYSIRASESKISRMELGRVSFKARDVEDLLTLYGVADEAERGALLSLVKEANVAGWWHTYSDVLPGWFPTYVGLEGAASLIRAYEVQFVHGLLQTEGYAHAVVARGMKDAPKADIDRRVALRLERQKLLVSERAPEFHVVLDEAALQRPYGGRKVMRGQLQHLIDVSERPNVTLQVMPFGFGGHSGETGAFAMLSFPESDLSDIVYMEQLTSALYLDKREDVTQYARSMKQLQSECPTPQESVDIIRGLLTKNG